The following coding sequences are from one Biomphalaria glabrata chromosome 8, xgBioGlab47.1, whole genome shotgun sequence window:
- the LOC106068131 gene encoding N(4)-(Beta-N-acetylglucosaminyl)-L-asparaginase-like, which produces MQMLRLKIIKIVCIVLLIEFNLSVCANYSSFLPIVVNTWPFTSATKAAWDALSRGISAEESLVIGCTTCEVLQCDGSVGYGSNPDERGETTLDAMIMDGSTYAVGAVADLRRVKNAIGVAQAVLHYTDHTLLVGESATSFALEMGFKEESLATNNSINMFKSWQQNKCQPNFRQNVQPDPKSSCGPYSPLPPPPSKFQRSGSDHLKLYTRKSHSEINRNNHDTIGMIVIDASGHVWAGTSTNGANHKVPGRVGDSPVMGAGAYASNTGGGAAATGDGDIMMRFLPSLRAVIEMERGVSPDIAAQIAMAPIIQHYPQFSGALVAVNITGHQGASCHGFSSFAYSLASTQYTTVKVINVPCSHS; this is translated from the exons ATGCAAATGCTGCggttaaaaattattaaaattgtttGCATCGTTTTATTGATAGAATTTAATCTTTCAGTGTGTGCCAACTACAGTTCTTTTCTTCCCATTGTTGTGAATACATGGCCATTTACTAGTGCAACCAAAGcag ctTGGGATGCCTTGAGCAGAGGGATTAGTGCTGAAGAGAGCCTTGTCATTGGATGTACTACTTGCGAGGTCCTTCAGTGCGATGGCAGTGTAGGTTATGGAAGCAACCCAGATGAAAGAGGGGAAACAACCCTTGATGCTATGATTATGGATGG ctcAACTTATGCTGTTGGAGCTGTTGCCGATTTACGAAGAGTGAAGAATGCTATTGGTGTAGCACAGGCTGTATTGCATTATACTGATCATACCCTTCTTGTTGGAGAATCTG CTACAAGTTTTGCTCTTGAAATGGGCTTCAAAGAAGAGTCCCTGGCAAcaaataattcaataaatatgtttaaatcaTGGCAACAAAACAAATGTCAACCAAACTTCAGACAg aatgtACAACCAGATCCCAAATCCAGTTGTGGTCCTTATTCTCCCCTCCCTCCACCTCCTTCCAAGTTTCAAAGAAGTGGATCTGACCATCTAAAACTTTACACTAGAAAATCTCACAGTGAGATTAATCGTAACAACCATGACACTATTGGTATGATTGTCATAGATGCCTCTGGTCATGTATGGGCTGGAACTTCAACAAATGGAGCCAATCATAAAGTTCCTGG GAGAGTTGGCGATTCCCCAGTAATGGGTGCCGGAGCTTATGCTAGTAACACTGGTGGTGGGGCAGCAGCAACTGGAGATGGAGACATCATGATGAGATTTTTACCAAG CCTACGAGCTGTCATCGAAATGGAACGAGGTGTGTCACCAGACATAGCAGCTCAAATAGCTATGGCTCCCATCATTCAGCATTACCCACAGTTCAGTGGGGCTTTGGTTGCTGTGAATATTACTGGACATCAGG GTGCTTCATGTCATGGATTCTCATCCTTTGCCTACAGTCTGGCATCTACTCAATATACCACAGTGAAAGTAATAAATGTACCATGTTCACATTCCTAG